From Rhododendron vialii isolate Sample 1 chromosome 7a, ASM3025357v1:
tttttctagtTTTAACTTCATGACAATCCAAATCTATTTTTAGCAGGATCAGTaatttcccttttttgttttggtactaCAGTAATAACTTAAAAATACTTTAATACATGTATATTAGGGCTGTCCAAAAAACCCACCCGACCgatgacccgacccgacccgacccgaaaattCAGTATCGGACGGGTTAAAACAAGACAttcggtcgggttcgggttgcaAATAACAAATCCGATAATTTTgtcggtcgggttcgggtttTAAATGGTCGTAATTCGGGTCACCCGACCGACCGAATTATTAAAGTactataaaagcaaaaaattaggGATTTCTTTTCTCATTTCAGTCTTCACTTAGGGCTGAGTTCTGCCTTCTCCAGTTCTCCTTCTGGTCTCACGACTCTCACTGCCTCAGACCTCAGTCTCGATCTCCCTCTCTGCCGACAGGCCCGACACCCACGGGCCACGGCCCACCCCACCCGGCCACCCCCACCCCACGCCAGTACGCCACCCAGCCCCACCCCACCCggccacccccacccccaccccacaCCACCCAGccccaccccactctctccgaCCGGCGACCAGATCTCCGATTCTCCGGCCAGTCCTCTCCTCTCCTGCTCTCCACAGTCCACTCCACCCGATCTTGCAGCCGATCGACACTCTGCCACTCTGGTACCGTTGTAACTGGTACCGTGGACCGTGGTACGTCtctgagtctctctctctctctctcgctctctctctctctctctctctctcctgctctCCGGTCTGAGCAGTCTCCACAGTTTTGAAGATTTTAtatgatttcattttttaactgTTAAGTTTTTTCTAGATCTCCAGATTCTCCGATCTCCACAGTCCACTCTCTTGTTCTCGTTCACAGCCGATCGACGCCTAAATCAGTAAATttggtacgtctctctctcagACTCTCTGATCAAAGAATTTAACTGCTTGTGTTTTCGTTTCTTGGGTTTATAGTTTCCTATTACATTTTGTCTTGTTATTCTCGTTTTGTGTTAGTATATACTAGCGCCCGGGACTCACGCGATTCTTGTGCAAATGAAAAGCTGTGGGTAATTTTAAAAATCGAAAATGTGAGCCAGTTTCGTAACTGGCAACTGCTGTCCAAGCTGAAACGTTGCTCTCCTCCCTTTACAAAATAGTATAGATTTTAGCAGTAGAGAGAAATGCAGGCGATACCAAACTACTATCACTAGGAACAGAGAACTACGAGAGGCTTTAGATTTTCGACCACTCGGACAGACTCTCTgatcaaaaaatttgaactgCTTAATTTCCCGGTGTGCTTGGATCAACTTTAAGCGCAATGCTGAAAGTTAAATTTTATATAGCTGCATGTGTGGTGTGCTATTGGTTTCTTGGCTGCTGTCATAGCTGTTGGTAGTTCGTCGATGCTTTGCGGGGAGAGTATTATTGTCAAGCACAAAGCGCAATGTGTGAAGCTATGCACGTGACAGTGCATAAGAatctgctccaatttttaattatagTACTACTTTTATTTGATGGTTCAAGGAATTGGAATGCTACAATTAAGTTGGAAATATTGCAATTGCTGGAATAGGGATGTTATTTTGCAGTTTCGGATGTgccgttgttgttgttgttgctgctggcTGCTGctgctattgttgttgttgttgttattgttgttgttgtgtatCAATCTGCTAGTTAGTTCCTAGCTAGATGTTCTGTCTGGTACATTTGTGTTACTTTTCTTGTATTAGGTTTTAGTGCAGTGTGGTTGACTTCTCGATCGCCAACTgttattgttattattgttattgttgttgctgctgctgctgctgttgttgttgctgttgttgttgtgtaTTAGTCTGCTAGTTAGTTCCTAGCTAGATGTTCCGTCTGGTACATTTGTGGTACTTTTCTTCTATTAGGTTTTAGTGTAGTGTGGTTGGCTTCTCGATCACCAACAGCACACATGTAGAACTTTTTGGATTAGACATGCAAAGTTGCAaatactatatatacatagaatTTTGCTTTTCAAATGCTATGTTtcccttttttaaatttaactgATAAAACCATCTGATCAtcacttttgtttgttttaggtGATGGAGCCAGTTTTTGATTTCCATCCTGGGGGGGAACTTGAGGATGATGTTGTTGATATCGAAGAACTTGAACTTCAAGGTAATCCTAATCCTGCTGTGACTACCCTTGCCGATGTTGTCAATGTTGAAGATGATACGGTACAAAAAGTAAATCAAGTTAGGAGaaaaaccaataaaagaaaGTTTCCACCACAAATTCCCAAAGGCCCTAAGCCAAAAAAAGATCGACATCGATCTCCTGCCTGGGATCACTTCGAAAAAATAGTAGAGGGCAATGATACATGGGGTGAGTGTAACTATTGCAAGAAACGATATGCGGCTGATAGTAAAAAACATGGCGTTAGTAATTTGAAAGCTCACATCCCCGTTTGCCCGTTATATCCTCTTAAAGACCAACATGGACAACAAAACCTTGCATTCAAAGTCAACGAGGGGGGCGGTGTTGATGTTGTGACAAGTGTATTTTCTTTTAAAGAGTGTAAGAAAGCTCTTGCAGAAATGGTGATTATTGATGAACTACCGTTTAGGTTTGTTGAggggattgggttcagaaaatTTTGTAAGGTCATGCAACCGAAGTTCACACCGGTCCCTTCTCGCCAAACAATTACTAGAGAGGTGGTTGCAATTAAAGACTACGAGAagggaaaattgaaaaaattattaaagggCCGTAGGATTTGCCTCACGACTGATACATGGACATCAATTCAAAACCTTAACTATATGTGTTTGACTGCACacttcattgatgatgattgGAAGTTGCAAAAGAGAATCTTAAACTTTTGTCAAATTGAAGATCATAAGGGAGCTACAATAGGCAAGAAAATTGAGTCATTATTGCTTGAGTGGAATGTTGATGGTATTTTTACAATGACGGTAGATAATGCTAGTTCGAATGGCACGGCTATTGAgtacttgaaaagaaaaacaatggaTTGGAAAAGGACTGTCTCGGGTCATGAATATATGCATATGCGATGTTGTGCACACATTTTGAATCTTATTGTCGTTGAGGGGTTGAAAGATATGAGTGAATCTATTTTGCGTGTTCGTGATGTTGTGAGATATGTGAGATCTTCTCCACAAAGAATGGAGACTTTCAAGAAGTGtgtggagaaggagaaaattaaaTCGAAACAAACTGTGTGTCTTGATGTGTGTACGCGATGGAATTCCACTTACTTAATGTTAGAAGTAGCCATCAAGTTTGAGAAGGCATTCCAAAGAATGGGGGAGGAAGACAGTAATTTCATAAAATTCTTTGGCATAAAAGAAGGCGATGAGGATTTGTCATTGGAGGGTGAGGGTGACCAAAGTGGGAGCCATAGCCATAGGGTTCCAACTCCAAGACAAGCAACTGTCCCAAACAAGCTTGATTGGAAGAATTGTGGGTTGTTTGTTACATTCTTGAAACTTTTCTATGATGCAACCAAGAAATTTTCAGCTTCTCTTTTTGTCACATCCAATGTGTTCTTTCATGAGTTGTTTGAGGTTGATACCCGTATAAATGAATCAATTCTCAGCCGAGATTCTTTTATGTCTAAGATGGCAATtgaaatgaagagaaaatttgAGACGTATTGGGGGGATGTAGAGAAATTTAATCCCTTACTTTATGTGGCGGTGGCACTTGATCCCCGATATAAGTTAAGGTTGGTGAAATTTTGCTATACAAGATCCAAAGGAAAGGCGGTGGGTGAGAAAATGGAGAAACAAGTGAAGGATGTTTTGAACAAGTTGtatgatttttatgaaaaagagGGTGAAGTTAGACAAAATGTGTCTAGTTCAAGTTCAATGCCGAGAGTAATGGAGGAGAATGAGGATTGTGAACGTCGCTTGAATTTAGCTAGCGAATTTGACACTTACTTGGAGGAAGAGTATTCTAGTGTTTGTTCCTCGGAAGTAGATAAGTACTTGGTGGATTTGTGCGAACGTAGGGACAATCCAGATTTTGATATCTTGGTATGGTggaagaacaattccaacaagtatCCAATCTTGTCAAAAATGGCGCGTGATGTATTAGCTATGCCCGTGTCTACCGTTGCTTCCGAATCAGCCTTTAGTACGGGTGGTCGCGTACTTGATCCATTTCGAAGTTCACTCTCACCGTCAATGGTCGAGACTCTTGTATGCACCCAAAATTGGCTTTTAAGCACGGTTCCAATCTCTCTTCGACAATCTATGGATAAAGTTGAAGATCTTGAACGAGGTAATTTAATTCAATTGATCTAGTCTACTTACTATTTCGTTTTTAAGTGTTTAATTCAATTGGCttttaagtgttttttgtttttgtttttcagaaCTCTTACAAACTGAATCAATTGATGATGCAACGCAAGTTTCTAGGGATTGAGTGATGGgcctttggagtttggacattGGACCTTGGTAAAACATTTAACATTATGTTATTTTGTAATCTTcgaaattttcaatttaattgtgtgatttttctttctatgtaaCAGGTTTGGTCAGTTTACATGGGATTGGGGAGCACTTTGGACATTCAACTACTGGACTAGTTTATTTAATTATGGACGTGCGTGTTTGGTTGCTTTTAATTATTATGGACTTGTAGTTTTTTAATCACTTTGGAGTTGTAATTTGGACTTGTAAAGTTGTAATTGCTTGCCTAGTAGACAGTAGTGAACTGGAAACATTAGGACTTGTTGTATGGCTGTTGAAAAAACAAGGGAGGAGAGACTAGAGAGTAGAGAGGCTGGTCATTGCCTCATTGGTGTGTGGCTGtgtgctgtgtttggtttgatttttttttgctatgtggttgtgtttggtttcttctttctttttttccaacttaATCTTGCTAGAAATCTCTTGCTGCCTTGCTGGGAATGTACTAATGTAGTAGACTAGTAGTGGACTGAAAACAGGGAAGACAGGGAAATCTCTTACTGgaaatgtttaattttttttgaactttttttgacGGGAGTTCTCTTGCTGGAAAGTGGAAATGTCCAATTCCaattaatgaactttttttgaTATGGCTTGGTGGAAGTTGACTGGAAATGTGTAAAACTTTTTGGCTGATGAATGAATGGTGATTGGCTGATTGCTGGAAAATTGGGTATTGAGCCATTCGGCCCAATGTaattagtgaatttttttttatatggctTTGGTGAAAGCCCAAATAAGGGCATTGGGCCTTGTGGCCTGCTATGAAACTTACAAATTTAGGAGATTTAGAGCCcaaaatatataagaaaatgggaaaaaatagCCCAGAAAAATGAATGTGGCCCAAAAATAATAGGCCCACTGAAATGGCCCAATCCGACGACCCGACCGGACCCGACCAAACCCGCCCGACCACAAACCCGCCCGAACCCGACCAGAAGTTCGGTCGGTTGCGGGTTGCTGTTTAACCAACCCGAAAaatgtcgggtcgggtccgacccgacccgaatcCGGCCAAATCCGCCCGATGGACAGCCCTAATGTATATACACGAACACGTATATATATCGCAATCGTCTTCATAATTACCGAGAGACATTTGCCTTCCGCTCTCCTCTCCCTAGTTCTTGTGCAGAGCGCCCCCCACCgccctctccctcctccccacagaacctctctctctctctctctaactgacCTCCCTCACCCTTCCTCTACCCAAcacttccttctctctcctctactCCACACTGACGAGTAGATACGctcacatatacatacacacggcttcctctctctctaatctcccTCCACAATGTCGGCCCTCAGCGACGACGATTCCCGCATCCCCGCCATCAAATCTAAAATCCGCGTCGTCCCCAACTTCCCCAAACcaggtacatatatacatatacatctTCATTCGCGCAGTGCGTGTGCGCAAGAATGGAAAACGCACACACTAGGTACCTAGTGTTGCTTGTCAGTTGTAATATTGAATCGTTTTGTTGAACACAGGGATCATGTTCCAGGACATAACCACACTGTTACTCGATCCGAAGGCCTTCAAGGACACAATCGATTTGTTCGTCGAGCGGTACACGGGGAAAAACATATCGGTAGTGGCAGGTACATACTTCGTATAACTCCGTAGATTTGATCGTCTAGATTCTTTGAACAGTttgctgtaattttttttttattccgttgagaataataaattaatcccTGGTAGGCTCCGTGGTTCAATGAAAGTCGGTTACAgcaataaaaatatatacaatatacgatgattagtttttttttttaaatgaactGGTGCGCATGTGGACCACATtactggttttgttttgttcatctctcATCGGCTTATATTGTAGGCGCCTAGATTTTTTTCCTGTTGGAAATTCTACCTCTATCCTTTTGAGGCCGTAGGGCTGCAAACCAACGGAGCTGCTCGCTCATTGCTCGCTCgtggctcggctcgactcgtttagtaacCGAGCTTGAGTCttaggcttgtttagtaaacgaaccgagctcaaCACTAAAAAACTGGGCTTGTAAATATAGACTTGGCTCGTTTAAAGAGGCTCGGTAAGTAAATTAACCTGGCTGGGCTCGGGaagggctcggctcgtttataaaACAAACCGAACTCGAACACTATaaagctcggctcagctcgttttCATCCTTAGGAGAGGGGAGGGGTTAGTGAGAGTTGAACTTTCGACCCGGTAGATGGAGGAGCGAGCTAAACCACCGAGCTATGCCTCAACATCGGGTACATAGATCATctctctggaaaaaaaaaaacgaacctGATATATAGAAAACATGGTGTATCGATCATTTATGGGGAAAAAAGCTAGATCTACGAATTAAATCGAGTAGATATGATTTTAGTGTCTCACCATATTTGCCTGTGAAACAGTAAATGACAATACGTTCTGGGAGGGTGGCCTTGGTGGGGCCCACATCAGTATTAACGATATAGTAGTACTTTTTGTTATTACCACGATTGCATAAGTTTCCTGGGTGACTTTTTTGAATACTTTTTAGGGGATATATGGGAAATGACAGTGGGTTTGgagtgattttgattttgactaTGGAGGGTTGTTAGTGGGTTGTGTTTGTTGATTACTTTTCTGTGGAGAGATTATGAGCGGTTCAGGACATGTGCTCAGCGATCCAATTTGGGTGGATGGTGGTTGATGATGGATGCCCACCTCACGGACCCACCCGTGTTGAGGTTAGGCCAATCCTTTGGCTCTATTATATTGGCAATTAACTACAGTTAGCCGTAGGATGAATTGATGCCAACCCCTTATTTATTCGCCTTTTCGCCATATGCATTGATTTCGACACGGTCAATTATTGTTGGTAATGAAGGTATTTCCTTTTGGTCCAGAgttcactttttcttttgttggctATGAGGCCCAGAGTTCCCCTTATGTTCAAGCAATTGGCTTTTTCTGttcctttcaattttgttttgttaccTCATACTGGGTTTGTCCAATATTTTGAAAGTTCACTGAACAGTAAACCCTTGTGAAAGAACCTGGTGCATATAATGTTCAGTTTAATTCTCCACTACCATTTCAACTGTTTCTACATAACCAACAGAAAATATGTTACAAAGATTGTGTATCGGTTTAGTCTGATTGGTTTGGTTGTAACAGATTAGGGGTATAGCTTTGGTTTTGTTGGCTTGGGCTCTCAAGGATATTCCCTTAGCCAtgttttttggtgtggttctttTTGTAAAAGAATTATCttaccaaaatgaaaaaagaaaagattgatTCCTCAAATGAAAGCTGAGAGACATGTAGTAAATTATtcgagagatgctacatacactaccatccatccactacattttttatgagGCTCACTCCGGCCCcgaaaaaaatacagaaaatgtccataaattttagaataatattttatgggaccctggaaaaaatcagctccaaagaataatggtaagtattattttttgatttgtagGGACAAAACTGTTTAACTGCACAGTTTCGCTCTtacgaatcaagaaataatacttaccgatatttgttggagctgattttttacagagcctcataatatattattttaaaatttatgaatatttttctgtatttttttgggatccaATGTGAGCCATACAAAATacgtagtggatggtgtagtggttggatgtagtgtacctagacttattgaaaTTATTCGGAATCTCAATGCACACAACATTTTGTAATTGATACATTGACGAGAGGAAGATGATCTTTGGGTCATTATTGTTTTGCCCTGAATTCCTCCTACTCACACTTCTAAGAACTAATGGGAAAGTCAAATGAGTTACCATTAAATCTTCATTGCTAGGGCCCTCATCTCCCATTTTCACCATTGTTGATTAAAAAGTACGATGTGGATCCACATATATTAGTTTCTTACTTTGATATGATACATGTCCATTATACTTTGTCTCTTTGTTTGATTATGTAGGCAAGTCGTCGTCTAGGTTATACAGTGCATTTGTTTTTTCCTGGGAATCTCCATACATCACGTATAGATTGATATGGAAAAATAGCGGTCCCCCTACCCCTAGAGAGAATTTAGAGATTAGGATGACAGACTCCTTTAATAGTTGATGTTATCCTATATGTAGGTGCATGTTCACAGTTTTTGGCTCATTGGAAAAAAGATTAACTGGCAGCCACACAAGAGGACGGCGAGCTCTCCATCATGGGGCATGGGAAAAGTGAATAGTTAGATGCGTAAGGCATTCAGTTCGTAGGCTGTggtctttttctttcaattgaAGAGCATGTCCGTTTGGGCATATCCTTCCACATGAGATGTGTTAAACATCCAACTCACAACCAATTGACAATAAGTGAGAGATAGCCcatgctcatatactagtttagAGGAGATAATTGACTGATGTCTCCCCTAgacgtgcgacccctgactcgcacgtggagaggtaaacaaacgatccTTATcacatggatcacaacaaacaaggGTTCACTTgtggcacaaacaagggggaacaaattctccgaaaTCCTAGCTCTGagaccatgttaaagcatccaactcaaaatcaattggcataAGTGAAGGaaccgcccaggctcatatactagttttggaggagataattaattGATGTGGGATAAACTCTAACACGATgcaatttgtttatttttaactCTGTATGGATTTTGTCCAGTGTTTTCAAATTGGGATACGCATCGCGTATCGTTTCTTCCATTTTATGAACCATATAGATATAGGTATATCGTAGATTGTAAGATAGGTTGATGAAAGCTAATATTCAGTTAAAAGTTAGTTATGAACTTATACCTAATAAAATCTAAGAGTTTGTGGTATATATGAAGAGTATTTTATACATGAAAAAATAGGTTTTTATGATGAAAAATTCCAAGTCTCCCATGTGGTGTCTATCCCATTGAAGCCTTGTGGTGCCTTGGGTTTTCCCTTTGCCTTCAtctatataattatttacttatataaaagaaaaagggaagaaaagaaaagccctTATTTGATTCATGCGATGCATTATTGAAATATGTTCTTTCTTCTATTCGAGCTGTAATAGATTGagtttggtttaattttttttaaatggtttgAATGTTCCCATAATTAGGCCAACTCATTTAGAATGCATTTGGTGTTCCAGTTCTTAAATTATtatatgactttttttttcaataggtAATCTTAGGATACATGCCTGAATCGTTATGCACGAATACGTCGTAGGATAATGTCTCAACATGTTTATCCTCAAGTCATGTGAAAGGAGGACAAAGATCCTACTGAAGCAGTTATTCCACATCCTATTGTATTTATGTCTGTCATAGCGCGGCTTAGATTGCATCAAACACAACTCCACTTTGCAGGCGTATGGCAACACAGTTTATAAACAGTTGCAAAGCTCGGGTATGATCTTGGGTAAGAACCACAGAAACACGTATGGGGTCAGGGTAAGGATCTCCTGGATATTGGGTA
This genomic window contains:
- the LOC131332662 gene encoding putative uncharacterized protein YHR217C; this encodes MTFFSHRRTRAVKPLGKGNGIEKGFLFSFQSSLRAEFCLLQFSFWSHDSHCLRPQSRSPSLPTGPTPTGHGPPHPATPTPRQYATQPHPTRPPPPPPHTTQPHPTLSDRRPDLRFSGQSSPLLLSTVHSTRSCSRSTLCHSGTVVTGTVDRDLQILRSPQSTLLFSFTADRRLNQ